A region from the Plutella xylostella chromosome 6, ilPluXylo3.1, whole genome shotgun sequence genome encodes:
- the LOC105384554 gene encoding soluble guanylate cyclase 89Db, with protein sequence MYGWLLESVQHFVVQECGEEIWETILREAGARNTVFSATQQYPDTLMLRLASALARLVTKDPNSPTASNAPSPLPKKRSLKSRPSWRSASVHTDTRSQVFKCPFSAANALTAATKREIDAYNSSEEIRAKTLSVDKINEEQEGDATVESGKELVLYNRRSLALKLEDVTSPKMETTQGRASEVTTDVKSPESAVSNETDDKSKDSEASSSGAGKAVTSPRKSSCTTVEIYKRRNSGVPMRNRLNSITVAADKLKAMKEKFGTPEKVMHFFGRCFVKFFSNYGYDTMIRATGRYFTTFLQSVDSIHQRMRFTFPRMRSPSMQLTRAHVHGAELLYSSGRTGFTHYLMGQLYEIAEDIFSLKLKVSVVKESMEGSYYVAVLRLEFDNSDYVQSLMLKKSLPCPLPPVPAALLMQLFPFGVMLDRKMRVLRAGDKLLAAWGGPIHRVKVAPVSEILRLRKPKIPFTWDKVVCMQTMIFELELLRWRGKAAAGDRRGSQGARAILLKGPIYLLEKIDALIFLCSPIFNDLEELSQAGLYLADLNSHGLSKEMLLNGWQHLSRLELLFEKAESRSLSLEKSCRLRDQWKKKGDQLLYSMIPKSCALHLREGRDPMEACQAYECVTIMFCGVQLTEAGTRTGVMQTVAYINDVYSRIDRLLDSLEARVYKVETVGTVYMVVSGAPERRRHHAAAAASAALAVCTALPKLTIGIHSGPCVAGVLGLRLPRYCLVGDTVNTASRMQTTSEPGRIQISAETKAQLPPRFRIRRRGLIKVKGKGMMDTYWLEGEVEEDEQQEALQLFSALCGDN encoded by the exons ATGTACGGTTGGCTGCTTGAAAGTGTTCAGCACTTTGTTGTG CAAGAATGCGGGGAGGAGATATGGGAGACCATCCTCAGGGAAGCCGGCGCCAGAAATACCGTGTTCAGTGCCACTCAG CAATATCCTGACACGCTCATGCTGCGTTTGGCCAGCGCTCTGGCTCGTCTGGTCACCAAGGACCCCAACAGCCCCACCGCATCCAACGCCCCCAGCCCTCTGCCCAAGAAGCGCTCCCTGAAGTCCAGACCTAGCTGGAGGAGCGCCTCAGTCCACACTGACACCAGAAGCCAGGTCTTCAAATGCCCGTTTTCAGCAGCCAACGCCCTTACAGCTGCTACCAAAAGAGAAATAGACGCATACAACTCCTCCGAGGAAATCCGAGCAAAAACTCTCTCAGTTGACAAAATTAATGAGGAACAAGAAGGAGACGCGACTGTGGAAAGCGGCAAAGAATTAGTGCTGTATAATAGGAGAAGCTTGGCATTAAAGTTGGAAGATGTTACTTCACCGAAAATGGAGACAACACAAGGGCGAGCCAGCGAGGTGACCACAGATGTGAAATCTCCAGAGTCAGCAGTGAGCAACGAAACCGATGATAAAAGCAAGGACTCTGAAGCTTCGTCTTCTGGGGCTGGTAAGGCAGTTACTAGCCCTCGGAAATCCAGCTGTACTACGGTAGAGATATACAAACGGAGGAATTCAGGGGTACCAATGAGGAACAGACTCAACAGTATAACTGTGGCCGCTGATAAGTTAAAAGCTATGAAGGAAAAATTTGGAACTCCAGAGAAAGTCATGCATTTCTTCGGGAGATGTTTCGTCAAGTTCTTTAGCAATTATGG CTACGACACGATGATCCGCGCGACGGGGCGCTACTTCACGACGTTCCTCCAATCAGTGGACAGCATCCACCAGCGCATGCGCTTCACGTTCCCGCGCATGCGCTCTCCCAGCATGCAGCTCACGCGCGCGCATGTCCACGGGGCAGAGCTGCTGTACAGCAGCGGGAGGACCGGGTTCACGCACTATCTTATGG GTCAGTTATACGAGATAGCTGAAGACATTTTCTCGCTGAAACTGAAAGTTTCAGTGGTGAAGGAGAGTATGGAGGGGTCGTATTACGTCGCTGTGTTAAGATTGGAGTTCGATAATAGTGATTAT GTGCAATCCCTGATGCTGAAGAAGTCGCTCCCGTGCCCGCTGCCGCCCGTGCCGGCCGCGCTGCTCATGCAGCTGTTCCCCTTCGGAGTCATGCTGGATAGGAAGATGAGGGTGCTGCGGGCTGGGGATAAG TTACTAGCTGCTTGGGGAGGTCCGATACATCGAGTGAAGGTGGCTCCTGTGTCCGAAATACTCCGCCTGAGGAAACCAAAAATACCGTTCACTTGGGACAAG GTAGTGTGCATGCAGACGATGATCTTCGAGTTGGAGCTGCTGCGGTGGCGCGGCAAGGCGGCTGCGGGGGACCGGCGCGGCTCGCAGGGTGCAAGAGCCATCCTGCTGAAGGGACCCATCTATCTGCTGGAGAAGATTGATGcgcttatttttctttgtagtCCTAT CTTCAACGACCTGGAGGAGCTGAGCCAGGCGGGGCTGTACCTGGCGGACCTGAACAGCCACGGGCTCTCCAAGGAGATGCTGCTCAACGGCTGGCAGCACCTGTCGCGGCTGGAACTGCTGTTCGAGAAGGCTGAGAGCAG GAGTCTGTCCTTAGAGAAGTCCTGCAGGCTCCGAGACCAATGGAAGAAGAAGGGGGACCAGCTTCTATACTCAATGATACCGAAATCATGTGCCCTACATCTACGGGAAGGCAGGGACCCTATGGAAGCTTGTCAG GCATACGAATGCGTGACAATAATGTTCTGCGGCGTGCAGCTGACGGAGGCCGGGACTCGAACCGGGGTCATGCAGACCGTGGCCTACATCAACGACGTGTACTCGCGCATCGACCGCCTGCTCGATTCGCTGGAGGCACGGGTTTATAAG GTGGAGACAGTGGGCACGGTCTACATGGTGGTGTCGGGGGCGCCGGAGCGGCGCCGCcaccacgccgccgccgccgcctccgctGCGCTCGCCGTCTGCACTGCTCTGCCTAAACTCACTATTG GCATCCACTCCGGGCCGTGCGTGGCGGGCGTGCTGGGGCTTCGGCTGCCGCGGTACTGCCTCGTGGGCGACACCGTCAACACCGCCAGCCGCATGCAGACCACCTCCGAG CCCGGTCGCATCCAGATTTCCGCTGAAACAAAGGCTCAACTACCACCCAGGTTCAGGATTAGGAGACGCGGCCTTATTAAAGtgaaa GGCAAAGGAATGATGGACACGTATTGGTTGGAAGGAGAAGTGGAAGAGGACGAGCAACAAGAAGCTTTGCAGTTGTTCTCCGCTTTGTGTGGTGACAACTAG
- the LOC105384373 gene encoding uncharacterized protein LOC105384373, with amino-acid sequence MSMNFMMDKVRAFLGIPPEVPRNEFRNPIWGDDDDDGDELYERQAHINVFTDPNLLQSEITRQMFDMFKTFGNFFGDAMEGFEEGQRHAFDDTTGVTPDTGDEFNNGNLRDYYLKPGYHRQQPREDEDLDGKISSQEISGMLKNKGDHSNSLIPFGGSIMPGTSFSKTIITTSIRKPDGTVETKRIVKNGNEVTEEIITTTSSQSGPDDQSPLRPEY; translated from the exons ATGTCCATGAACTTTATGATGGATAAGGTACGAGCGTTTCTGGGTATCCCGCCGGAGGTTCCTCGCAATGAGTTCAGGAACCCCATCTGGGGTGATGATGACGACGATGGAGACGAGCTGTACGAGCGGCAGGCCCACATCAACGTGTTCACCGACCCCAACCTCCTGCAGAGCGAAATCACCAGGCAAATGTTTGACATGTTCAAAACATTTGGCAACTTCTTTGGCGATGCCATGGAGGGCTTTGAAGAAGGGCAACGGCACGCTTTCGATGACACTACAGGCGTAACACCTGATACCGGTGACGAGTTCAACAACGGCAATCTGAGAGACTATTACCTCAAGCCGGGGTACCACCGCCAACAACCCAGAGAGGATGAAGACTTAGATGGGAAGATTTCTTCACAAGAAATTTCCGGAATGCTCAAAAATAAAGGCGATCACAGCAACTCACTCATACCATTTGGTGGGAGTATCATGCCTGGAACTTCTTtcagtaaaactataataacAACAAGTATCAGGAAGCCAGATGGTACTGTTGAAACTAAGAGGATTGTCAAAAATGGCAATGAAGTGACGGAGGAGATTATAACCACCACTAGTAGTCAGTCCGGACCCGACGACCAGAGCCCGCTGCGCCCAG AATATTAA
- the LOC105384556 gene encoding trypsin-1, whose amino-acid sequence MSSSECGIARTRRRIVGGYETKKLEFPWMAVLMYNGRFYCGGSLINDLYVLTAAHCTSGFRKEKMTVRFLEHDRSQPNETKTIDRKVEAIIRHLRYNPGTYDNDIALLKLDQRMDLSNALKRVRTSSNDTESGESAETGDEASDKDTGVRPVCLPTAGLSYSKFNAVVAGWGTTEEGGSVANTLQEVYVPIISNSECRETAYKNRITDNMLCAGEPQGGRDACQGDSGGPLHVLNATNAQYEEVGVVSWGEGCARPDRPGVYTRVNRYMTWLRTNTKDACYCH is encoded by the exons ATGTCCTCCTCAGAATGTGGCATCGCGCGCACGCGGCGCCGTATCGTGGGCGGCTACGAGACCAAGAAGCTGGAGTTCCCGTGGATGGCCGTGCTCATGTACAACGGCAGGTTCTACTGCGGGGGCTCGCTCATCAACGACTTATATGTGCTCACTGCCGCGCATTGCACTTCTGG ATTCCGCAAGGAGAAGATGACGGTGCGTTTCCTGGAGCACGACCGCTCGCAGCCCAACGAGACCAAGACCATCGACCGCAAGGTGGAGGCCATCATCCGGCACCTGCGCTACAACCCCGGCACCTACGACAATGATATCGCTCTGTTGAAGCTCGACCAAAGG ATGGACCTCAGCAACGCCTTGAAGCGTGTGCGAACATCATCCAACGACACTGAAAGCGGCGAGAGCGCGGAGACTGGCGACGAGGCTTCAGACAAAGACACGGGAGTGCGCCCCGTGTGCCTGCCCACTGCAGGACTGTCGTACAGCAAGTTCAACGCCGTGGTCGCCGGCTGGGGCACCACTGAGGAGGGTGGCTCGGTGGCTAACACTTTGCAAGAG GTGTACGTGCCAATAATCTCCAACTCCGAGTGTCGCGAGACTGCCTACAAGAACCGCATCACCGACAACATGCTGTGTGCGGGCGAGCCGCAGGGCGGGCGCGACGCCTGCCAGGGCGACTCCGGCGGCCCGCTGCACGTGCTCAACGCCACCAATGCGCAGTATGAGGAAGTTG GAGTGGTGTCATGGGGTGAAGGCTGCGCCAGGCCGGACCGCCCCGGGGTGTACACCCGGGTGAACCGCTACATGACCTGGCTGCGGACCAACACCAAGGATGCCTGCTACTGCCACTAG
- the LOC105384555 gene encoding glucose transporter type 1: MSGGGATGPLLYAVAAAVLGMLQFGFNTGVINAPRSFIESFIQDNYDASPGLLFSVTVSVFAVGGMIGCPLASWLMDRQGRKNAILLNAAFGVIGAALMGFSKLATSVEMLIIGRFLIGINCGFATTASPTYVSEVSPLRLRGAFGTVNQLAVAVGLVGGQVLGIDVLLGSAEGWPWLLALALLPAGAQCLMMPFAPESPRFLLLSIRDEEKAREVLSRLRGTTEIDDEINDMHAEERAERQEKKFTIGDLVRTRALREPLIIGIVMHLSQQLGGINAVLYFSTTIFISAGLEEADARLASIGVGSVLFVMAIVSIPLMDRLGRRSLQLCGLGGMALFSVLMTVALNTYENNTTMSVFAVVFTFLYVAFFGVGPSSIPWMILSELFGQGARSAAVSVGALTNWFANFIVGLTFIPLTDLLGNYVFLPYTVLLLLFFAFTYFKLPETKNRTIEEVTALFKK, translated from the coding sequence atgtcgggcggcggcgcgacgGGCCCGCTGCTGTacgcggtggcggcggccgTGCTGGGCATGCTGCAGTTCGGCTTCAACACCGGCGTCATCAACGCGCCGCGCAGCTTCATCGAGAGCTTCATCCAGGACAACTACGACGCGTCGCCGGGCCTTCTGTTCAGCGTCACGGTCAGCGTGTTCGCCGTCGGCGGCATGATCGGCTGCCCGCTGGCTAGCTGGCTCATGGACCGCCAAGGGCGAAAGAACGCCATCCTACTAAACGCGGCGTTTGGAGTTATAGGCGCCGCACTCATGGGTTTCAGTAAACTCGCCACGTCAGTAGAGATGCTAATCATTGGTAGATTCCTGATTGGAATTAACTGCGGGTTCGCGACTACCGCGTCTCCGACGTACGTGTCAGAGGTGTCTCCGCTGCGGCTGCGCGGCGCGTTCGGCACGGTGAACCAGCTGGCGGTGGCCGTGGGGCTGGTGGGCGGGCAGGTGCTGGGCATCGACGTGCTGCTGGGCAGCGCGGAGGGCTGGCCGTGGCTGCTGGCGCTGGCGCTGCTGCCGGCCGGCGCGCAGTGCCTCATGATGCCCTTCGCACCGGAAAGCCCTCGCTTCCTTCTCCTCTCCATTCGCGACGAGGAGAAAGCCCGGGAGGTGCTGTCCCGGCTACGAGGTACCACCGAGATCGATGATGAGATCAACGACATGCACGCAGAGGAGCGCGCCGAGCGGCAGGAGAAGAAGTTCACGATCGGCGACTTGGTGCGGACCCGTGCGCTGCGGGAGCCGCTGATTATCGGCATCGTCATGCACCTGTCGCAGCAGCTGGGCGGGATCAACGCCGTGCTTTACTTCTCCACCACCATCTTCATAAGCGCGGGGCTTGAAGAGGCTGATGCTAGACTCGCCAGTATCGGGGTGGGTTCAGTCCTGTTCGTGATGGCGATAGTTTCGATCCCGCTGATGGACCGGCTGGGCCGCCGCTCGCTGCAGCTCTGCGGGCTCGGCGGCATGGCTTTATTCTCCGTGCTCATGACGGTCGCTCTCAACACTTACGAGAACAACACCACCATGAGCGTATTCGCGGTTGTGTTTACCTTCCTGTACGTGGCATTCTTCGGAGTAGGCCCTAGTTCTATCCCCTGGATGATATTGTCGGAACTGTTCGGGCAGGGCGCCCGCAGCGCCGCCGTCAGCGTCGGCGCACTCACCAACTGGTTCGCCAACTTCATCGTGGGACTCACCTTCATCCCGCTCACAGACCTACTGGGCAACTATGTATTCCTGCCTTATACGGTTCTGTTACTGTTGTTCTTTGCATTCACATACTTCAAGCTGCCTGAAACTAAGAACAGGACTATCGAGGAAGTGACGGCTCTCTTTAAGAAGTAG